One stretch of Filifactor alocis ATCC 35896 DNA includes these proteins:
- a CDS encoding ABC transporter permease, which produces MLIKESFLLALSAVRVNRMRSFLTMLGIVIGIGSVIGITAIGDSIKSIMGKEIDNIGTNQIFIALSWEKEEHGDDEYFTMDDFRAVEEKFGDKIVYMVPGNASKEIERKFGNKKYTIALTGARGGLLEQRSNISIVEGRMITEEDVEQENDVIVIDKKLAQEVAGGVDVIGQKLEIDFGDSVKELTVVGVVEETVSAFAQQIGISDKNKITCYVPYTLFDVESEFGVGYISFYHRKDMSISQEQLVKEVGDFLIATKGVPKDSYRQESVEKQASQINGMLSLISLGIGVIASISLIVGGIGIMNIMLVSVTERTREIGIRKALGAKTKNILFQFLIESSILSLIGGLIGIVVGLGIGKLGAILAKVDLKINIPVIVGAVIFSSLVGMFFGLYPAKRAAKLDPIEALRYE; this is translated from the coding sequence ATGCTTATTAAAGAAAGTTTTTTGTTAGCATTATCCGCAGTTCGTGTGAATCGGATGCGTTCCTTTTTGACAATGCTCGGCATTGTGATTGGGATTGGTTCCGTGATCGGAATCACGGCAATCGGAGACAGTATCAAGTCAATTATGGGCAAGGAAATAGATAACATTGGGACAAATCAAATTTTTATTGCACTGAGTTGGGAAAAAGAAGAACACGGAGATGATGAGTATTTTACGATGGATGATTTCCGGGCAGTGGAAGAGAAATTTGGTGATAAGATTGTGTATATGGTTCCCGGAAACGCCAGTAAGGAAATAGAAAGAAAATTTGGTAATAAAAAATATACGATTGCTTTGACAGGGGCAAGAGGAGGATTGTTGGAACAGAGATCCAATATCAGCATAGTAGAGGGCAGGATGATTACGGAAGAGGATGTCGAACAAGAAAATGATGTTATTGTTATTGACAAAAAATTGGCACAGGAAGTTGCGGGCGGAGTGGATGTTATCGGTCAAAAATTGGAAATTGATTTCGGTGACAGCGTAAAAGAACTTACTGTGGTAGGTGTAGTAGAAGAAACAGTTTCGGCATTTGCTCAACAGATTGGGATTTCCGATAAGAACAAAATAACTTGTTATGTTCCTTACACTCTGTTTGATGTAGAGTCAGAATTCGGTGTGGGATATATCAGTTTTTATCATCGTAAAGATATGTCAATTTCTCAGGAGCAACTTGTGAAAGAAGTAGGGGACTTTTTGATTGCAACGAAGGGAGTACCGAAAGATTCTTATCGTCAGGAATCTGTAGAAAAACAAGCTTCCCAAATCAACGGTATGTTGAGTTTGATTTCGCTTGGAATCGGAGTCATTGCATCCATTTCTCTGATTGTCGGAGGAATCGGAATTATGAACATTATGTTGGTATCCGTTACAGAGAGAACCAGAGAAATCGGTATTAGAAAAGCATTGGGTGCTAAGACAAAAAATATTTTATTTCAATTTCTTATCGAATCCAGCATTTTGTCATTGATTGGAGGGTTGATTGGGATTGTTGTAGGACTTGGAATCGGAAAGTTGGGAGCAATTTTGGCGAAAGTGGATTTGAAAATTAACATTCCGGTCATTGTGGGAGCAGTTATCTTTTCATCACTTGTCGGAATGTTCTTTGGACTGTATCCTGCAAAAAGAGCGGCGAAATTGGATCCGATTGAAGCATTGAGATATGAATAG
- a CDS encoding copper amine oxidase N-terminal domain-containing protein has translation MKRIASVGLALFMLTGTTSFADTNVNIQIDGKPMKNGAGAIIMENRTMVPFRAVFEELGADMIQWDKETKTITGVKGDTTIILSIGNNVCFVNGEPQTVEVPPVILNSSTLVPLSFISEKLGYHVGWHASSKTVKIMSEEYYLSVGSKEMDELKNVSSDTNQPQPPQPTPKPTPNPKPQDGPTEQTGQFSKELKGAFAMQNLSKAKFVAKLQNNGAFEIMNLASKKPVLGTYQVKGNQITFTSDILNGTFSIEKINGNRTYYMLKSSKGSALAITSISQEQYNSALK, from the coding sequence ATGAAAAGAATTGCAAGCGTAGGGTTGGCTTTGTTTATGCTGACGGGAACGACATCATTTGCAGATACGAATGTCAATATTCAGATTGACGGCAAACCGATGAAAAACGGTGCCGGTGCAATCATAATGGAGAATCGTACTATGGTTCCGTTTCGTGCAGTCTTTGAGGAACTCGGTGCAGACATGATACAATGGGACAAAGAGACGAAAACGATTACAGGGGTAAAAGGAGACACCACGATTATTTTGTCCATCGGAAACAATGTATGTTTCGTCAACGGAGAACCACAGACAGTGGAAGTTCCGCCGGTTATCCTGAATTCCAGCACCTTGGTGCCGCTTTCCTTTATTTCTGAAAAATTGGGATATCATGTCGGTTGGCATGCAAGCAGCAAGACAGTAAAAATAATGTCGGAAGAATATTATTTGTCTGTCGGAAGTAAAGAAATGGATGAATTGAAGAATGTTTCTTCCGACACGAATCAACCGCAACCGCCGCAACCTACACCGAAGCCTACTCCTAACCCTAAGCCGCAAGACGGGCCGACAGAACAAACAGGCCAATTTTCCAAAGAATTGAAGGGTGCTTTTGCGATGCAAAATTTGAGCAAAGCGAAATTTGTTGCAAAGTTACAAAATAACGGAGCTTTTGAAATTATGAACTTAGCATCCAAAAAACCGGTTTTGGGAACGTATCAGGTGAAAGGAAATCAAATTACCTTCACATCGGATATTCTAAACGGAACATTTTCGATTGAAAAAATCAACGGAAATCGTACTTATTATATGCTGAAATCTTCAAAAGGATCTGCACTTGCCATCACATCCATTTCCCAAGAACAATACAACTCGGCATTGAAATAA
- a CDS encoding ABC transporter ATP-binding protein, translated as MKQLPNNDKKVVIRVEDLKKVYRNGEVEVHALRGINLEICRGDFVAIMGTSGSGKSTLMNILGCLDRPSSGNYYLEGIDIKDKTDDELSEIRNLNIGFVFQSFNLISRTSALKNVELPMVYAKVKASVREERAMELLGKVGLADRYAHMPNELSGGQKQRVAIARALANRPSIIFADEPTGALDSKSSVEIMDIFTQLNREGNTVIVVTHEPEIAAFTNRIITFRDGQVVQDADNRRTKEE; from the coding sequence GTGAAACAATTGCCGAATAATGACAAAAAAGTTGTAATCAGGGTAGAGGACTTGAAGAAAGTATATCGCAACGGTGAAGTGGAAGTGCATGCGCTTCGGGGAATCAATTTGGAGATTTGCCGAGGAGATTTTGTAGCAATCATGGGAACTTCCGGATCGGGGAAATCTACTTTAATGAACATTCTGGGATGTTTGGACAGACCTTCTTCAGGAAACTATTACTTGGAAGGAATTGATATCAAAGATAAGACAGATGATGAACTGTCCGAAATACGAAATTTAAATATCGGTTTTGTATTTCAGTCCTTTAACTTGATATCACGCACCAGCGCATTGAAAAATGTGGAGCTTCCTATGGTTTATGCAAAAGTAAAGGCATCAGTGCGTGAGGAACGGGCGATGGAATTACTTGGAAAAGTAGGCTTGGCAGACAGATATGCTCATATGCCGAACGAATTGTCCGGGGGACAAAAACAAAGAGTTGCTATTGCAAGGGCTTTGGCAAACAGACCGTCAATTATTTTTGCTGACGAACCGACAGGAGCATTAGACAGCAAATCGTCAGTTGAAATTATGGATATTTTTACACAACTGAATAGAGAAGGAAATACTGTTATCGTTGTTACACATGAACCGGAAATTGCTGCATTTACAAATCGAATTATCACATTCAGAGACGGACAGGTGGTACAAGATGCAGATAACCGAAGGACAAAGGAGGAGTAA
- a CDS encoding aspartate aminotransferase family protein: MNEKFTSNAAIAEAGKKYLMDTYGQYPVGMVRGEGSYIWDADGKKYIDLLEGVAVNALGHCYPSVMEATIEAAKTLTQCANYFYIEPGVRLAKIIVENSDFDKVFFSNSGAEANEGAMKLARKYQKMQGHPEKYTIISMRQSFHGRTLATLTATGQDKSHAGFDPLPAGFGYAIMNDIQSVKNVVDANTAGIIVEPVQGEGGVIPATKEFLQELRALCDEKDIVLIFDEVQVGCGRTGHLFAYQGYGVIPDVMTLAKALGNGIPVGAFAARGKFADVLQPGNHGTTYGGNPIATNTAAAALTAIIENKLPERAQEMGAYLQDELRKLAKKHPVIKEVRGKGLIVAAVVDVPDAHVFTNPCFDKGLILNCTAGNVLRFVPALNIPKETLDDALKILDEVMTEQGF; the protein is encoded by the coding sequence ATGAACGAAAAATTCACATCAAATGCAGCGATTGCTGAAGCAGGGAAAAAATATTTAATGGACACATACGGACAATATCCTGTTGGTATGGTAAGAGGAGAAGGAAGTTATATTTGGGATGCTGACGGCAAGAAATACATCGACTTATTAGAAGGTGTTGCCGTTAACGCATTGGGACACTGCTACCCATCTGTAATGGAAGCTACAATCGAAGCAGCTAAAACATTAACACAATGTGCTAACTACTTCTACATCGAACCGGGTGTTCGTCTTGCTAAAATCATCGTTGAAAACAGTGACTTTGACAAAGTGTTCTTCTCAAACAGTGGAGCTGAAGCAAACGAAGGAGCAATGAAATTAGCTCGTAAATACCAAAAAATGCAAGGACATCCTGAAAAATATACAATCATCAGTATGAGACAATCTTTCCACGGAAGAACATTGGCTACACTTACAGCAACAGGACAAGACAAATCTCACGCAGGATTCGATCCATTGCCGGCAGGATTTGGATACGCAATCATGAATGATATCCAAAGCGTTAAAAATGTTGTTGATGCAAACACAGCAGGTATTATCGTAGAACCTGTTCAAGGTGAAGGTGGAGTTATCCCTGCAACAAAAGAATTCCTTCAAGAATTACGTGCACTTTGCGATGAAAAAGACATTGTGTTGATTTTCGACGAAGTACAAGTAGGATGCGGAAGAACAGGACATCTATTCGCATACCAAGGATACGGAGTAATTCCTGATGTTATGACATTAGCGAAAGCGTTAGGAAACGGTATTCCTGTAGGAGCATTTGCTGCAAGAGGAAAATTTGCTGACGTTCTTCAACCTGGAAACCACGGAACAACATACGGTGGAAACCCAATCGCTACAAACACAGCTGCTGCTGCATTAACAGCAATCATCGAAAACAAATTACCTGAAAGAGCTCAAGAAATGGGAGCATATTTGCAAGACGAATTAAGAAAATTAGCTAAAAAACACCCTGTAATCAAAGAAGTTCGCGGTAAAGGTTTAATCGTTGCTGCAGTAGTGGATGTTCCTGATGCACACGTGTTCACAAACCCATGCTTTGACAAAGGTTTAATCTTGAACTGTACAGCAGGAAACGTATTGAGATTTGTTCCTGCATTGAACATTCCAAAAGAAACTTTGGACGATGCATTAAAAATCTTAGACGAAGTAATGACAGAACAAGGATTCTAA
- a CDS encoding cytochrome P450 family protein, whose amino-acid sequence MKKIMAFGCSLLLSFSMVQPIFGQKASVNAVMPTEMTITAVREQSRKYIYGQEHYDNKQAELKKMIEDYQDRYGKRYVMIDKEGNEVVKYFYNDDVSYDPVNAKKELSKLLDEMRDKNEKLAIESFLELLQQQNKVFLAKNQVEYQKVRVEGQKRAYELGKKTQVELQKELSALEEHKLQLKREELLLQQRYEDLNRLLGYPVSLRYRLNQEEIVQRVGEGKNSIAVPFYLTSKELSELKRLKDQKEELDRKKKAEEKLKNSWETEAEKEKIREKINLIEKEENYQEAEDKLTLQLKKTYLGNIQQFMDLSTKQQELEQEKKAYSNSELKKKLGKISKNEFLNSEKEYYTKEKGYLDAVLSMYQSIDGYEKLYDKK is encoded by the coding sequence ATGAAGAAAATAATGGCATTCGGTTGTTCTTTGTTGTTGTCTTTCAGCATGGTGCAGCCGATATTCGGTCAAAAGGCGTCAGTGAATGCTGTTATGCCGACAGAAATGACAATCACAGCAGTGAGAGAACAGTCAAGAAAATATATTTACGGACAGGAACATTATGATAATAAACAGGCAGAATTGAAAAAAATGATAGAGGATTATCAAGACAGATACGGCAAACGGTATGTGATGATAGACAAGGAAGGCAATGAGGTTGTAAAGTATTTTTATAACGATGATGTGTCATACGATCCTGTCAACGCAAAAAAAGAACTTTCTAAGCTGTTGGATGAGATGAGAGATAAGAATGAAAAGCTTGCCATTGAATCTTTTTTGGAGTTATTGCAACAACAGAACAAAGTTTTTCTTGCCAAAAATCAGGTGGAGTATCAAAAAGTGCGAGTAGAAGGACAAAAGCGTGCCTATGAATTGGGGAAAAAAACACAGGTAGAGTTACAGAAAGAGTTGTCGGCATTGGAAGAGCATAAACTGCAACTGAAGAGAGAAGAACTGTTATTGCAACAACGATATGAGGATTTGAACCGTTTGTTGGGATATCCGGTTTCGTTGAGATACCGACTGAATCAAGAAGAAATTGTCCAACGAGTGGGAGAGGGGAAAAACTCCATTGCGGTTCCTTTTTATTTGACATCCAAGGAATTATCTGAGCTAAAGCGGTTAAAAGACCAAAAAGAAGAGTTGGACAGGAAGAAAAAAGCGGAAGAAAAGCTGAAAAACAGTTGGGAAACAGAAGCGGAAAAAGAAAAGATTCGCGAAAAAATCAATCTTATTGAAAAAGAAGAAAACTATCAAGAGGCGGAAGATAAGCTGACTCTTCAATTGAAGAAGACCTATTTGGGGAATATCCAACAATTTATGGATTTATCAACAAAACAACAAGAGTTGGAACAGGAGAAAAAAGCTTATTCCAATTCAGAGTTGAAGAAAAAGTTGGGAAAAATAAGCAAAAATGAGTTTTTAAATTCCGAAAAAGAGTATTATACAAAGGAAAAAGGATATTTAGATGCAGTGCTTTCAATGTATCAAAGTATCGATGGATATGAAAAGTTATATGACAAAAAGTAG
- a CDS encoding S-layer homology domain-containing protein, with protein MNKKRIGALMLGSMMMCSTVTSYAANFKDLNNHWSQKYVDDVVSKGVIKGYDDNTFRPSQPVTKIESIIMISNLFQESEINDIYAKNKAKYQATMTKSKIPAWAEKYIVFGVEKKLFPEKSIPFFMNETKGKSVQSLSFRQEFSMLLVNALSLNQEFAKTPSVKYTDAKSIDVKALPYIEVLARKGIVSPTGAFNPKKKLTRAEAAVMLSKSYSISPKAKNAGTAPIVDNPVTSETAYIGKVGTVYVNGNNATINWLDAQGASKVFTNTVDQIKVTIDGVPANLTDVKRDSQATLKANGNKVVALDVTTGGTSSIGTVQFIGTIKSYGQDKVEVQGASETRTFYITNNSKILINGREERASKLQLGQSITVVAIGNDIVQAIVTTASKEMSGTVKNIDRDTITITTSRDGAVKYDVTSSTKIYRGSNRLDSLERLYVGEKVSVKSEGFTASSIEVEESKINLRGAVVVGMSLRTKGESEIVVEDRDGHVYTLQESSKTKIYVENRLRSLDNIKLGYEVDVKAENGYIIELSTEKEYAAQSIQGKVISVDFREEVLVVDTGSREVKVIVGPRTEIRNSYNNSPRSLNNIFEGYEIRANGTAHSNGFEASRIIYFDK; from the coding sequence ATGAATAAGAAAAGAATAGGAGCATTGATGTTGGGTTCCATGATGATGTGCAGTACCGTGACATCCTATGCTGCAAACTTTAAAGATTTGAACAACCATTGGAGTCAAAAATATGTTGATGATGTTGTATCAAAGGGAGTTATCAAAGGATATGACGATAATACCTTTCGACCGTCACAACCTGTGACAAAAATTGAAAGTATTATTATGATTAGCAATTTATTCCAAGAATCGGAAATCAATGATATTTATGCAAAAAACAAAGCGAAGTACCAAGCAACCATGACAAAAAGCAAGATTCCTGCTTGGGCGGAAAAATATATTGTATTCGGAGTAGAGAAAAAACTCTTCCCTGAAAAAAGTATTCCGTTCTTTATGAATGAAACAAAAGGAAAATCAGTGCAAAGCCTGTCATTTCGCCAAGAGTTCTCCATGTTATTGGTAAATGCACTGTCTTTGAACCAAGAGTTTGCAAAGACACCGTCCGTAAAATATACGGATGCAAAAAGTATTGATGTGAAGGCACTGCCATATATTGAAGTATTAGCAAGAAAGGGGATTGTTTCTCCAACCGGAGCATTCAATCCTAAGAAAAAACTGACTCGTGCGGAAGCTGCTGTAATGCTTTCTAAAAGCTATTCGATTTCACCGAAAGCAAAAAATGCAGGAACAGCACCGATTGTTGACAATCCTGTGACCTCAGAAACAGCCTATATCGGAAAAGTCGGCACCGTTTATGTAAACGGAAACAATGCGACCATCAACTGGTTGGACGCACAGGGAGCTTCTAAAGTGTTTACCAACACAGTAGATCAAATCAAAGTAACAATAGACGGAGTTCCTGCTAATCTTACGGATGTAAAACGAGATTCTCAAGCAACTCTGAAAGCAAACGGAAACAAAGTAGTAGCACTTGATGTGACTACAGGCGGAACATCAAGTATAGGAACAGTACAATTTATCGGAACAATCAAATCCTATGGACAAGATAAAGTGGAAGTCCAAGGAGCATCTGAAACAAGAACATTCTATATCACTAACAACAGTAAAATATTGATTAACGGAAGAGAAGAAAGAGCAAGCAAACTGCAATTAGGGCAATCCATTACAGTAGTAGCTATAGGAAATGATATTGTTCAAGCAATTGTCACAACAGCGTCAAAAGAAATGTCCGGCACCGTTAAAAATATCGACAGAGATACAATTACTATCACAACGTCAAGAGACGGTGCGGTAAAATACGATGTGACTTCATCTACAAAAATCTATCGCGGTTCCAATCGCTTAGATTCCTTAGAAAGACTCTATGTCGGTGAAAAAGTATCTGTAAAATCAGAAGGATTCACTGCAAGTTCTATCGAAGTCGAAGAATCTAAAATCAACTTACGAGGAGCGGTTGTAGTCGGTATGAGTCTACGAACAAAGGGAGAGTCCGAAATTGTTGTCGAAGATAGAGACGGACATGTGTACACCCTGCAAGAAAGCAGCAAAACCAAAATTTATGTTGAAAATCGTCTTCGCAGTTTAGATAATATCAAGTTAGGTTATGAAGTTGATGTGAAAGCGGAAAACGGATATATTATAGAACTATCTACCGAAAAAGAATATGCAGCTCAAAGTATTCAAGGAAAAGTAATCTCCGTAGACTTTAGAGAAGAAGTTTTGGTAGTAGATACCGGAAGTCGAGAAGTTAAAGTAATTGTCGGACCGAGAACAGAGATTAGAAATTCTTACAACAACAGTCCAAGAAGTTTGAATAATATCTTTGAAGGATATGAAATCCGTGCAAACGGAACTGCTCATTCCAACGGTTTTGAAGCAAGTCGTATTATTTATTTCGATAAGTAA
- the argB gene encoding acetylglutamate kinase: MANVQEKIAVLMEAMPYIKQYQGKVVVVKFGGNAMINEEVKRAVLEDVVLMQALGMKPVISHGGGPAINQLLEKLQIQSEFINGLRVTSKDVIEVVEMVLAGKVNGELVQKVTAAGGQAVGVSGVSAGIYHCEKRKSDVDYGFVGDVVSVNPAAVEALIDKGFIPIVSPIGSDGQGNSYNINGDTAAGELAAALKAEKLIILTDIEGLCNDIKIKDVINYLNVKDVAPLKEKGTIAGGMIPKVDSCVSAIEKGVRSVHIMDGRQQHSVLFEAFVKDGYGTVVGTESESVGIKW, translated from the coding sequence ATGGCAAATGTACAAGAAAAAATCGCCGTTTTAATGGAGGCTATGCCTTATATCAAACAATATCAAGGCAAAGTTGTAGTTGTAAAATTCGGCGGAAATGCAATGATTAATGAAGAAGTAAAACGTGCTGTATTGGAAGATGTTGTTTTGATGCAAGCATTAGGAATGAAACCGGTTATTTCTCACGGTGGTGGACCTGCAATTAATCAATTGCTTGAAAAATTGCAAATTCAAAGTGAATTTATCAACGGACTTCGTGTAACAAGCAAAGATGTCATCGAAGTAGTTGAAATGGTATTAGCCGGAAAAGTAAACGGAGAATTAGTACAAAAAGTAACTGCAGCAGGCGGTCAAGCAGTTGGAGTTTCAGGTGTAAGTGCCGGAATTTATCACTGTGAAAAAAGAAAATCTGATGTAGATTACGGATTTGTAGGAGATGTTGTATCTGTAAATCCTGCAGCTGTAGAAGCGTTGATTGACAAAGGATTTATTCCAATCGTGTCACCAATCGGTTCTGACGGACAAGGAAACTCTTATAACATCAACGGAGATACAGCAGCAGGAGAACTTGCTGCCGCATTGAAAGCTGAAAAACTAATCATCCTTACAGATATCGAAGGACTTTGCAACGATATCAAAATCAAAGATGTTATCAATTACTTGAATGTAAAAGATGTGGCACCTTTGAAAGAAAAAGGAACTATCGCAGGCGGAATGATTCCTAAAGTTGATTCTTGCGTAAGCGCTATTGAAAAAGGTGTAAGAAGCGTTCATATTATGGACGGAAGACAACAACATAGCGTATTGTTCGAAGCCTTCGTAAAAGACGGATACGGAACAGTTGTAGGAACAGAAAGCGAAAGCGTTGGAATTAAGTGGTAG
- the argJ gene encoding bifunctional glutamate N-acetyltransferase/amino-acid acetyltransferase ArgJ: MNNTYRFVDGGITAPKGFTAGAKACDVKGNKSGKLDMAILFSEVDAVAAGVFTTNKFAAPPVLYCREVLKNGKIRAVVVNSGNANAATGKKGLEDARALADCTAKELNLKSEEVFVCSTGVIGVHLPLERMLEGIKAIAPTLSKDNGHIAEQAIMTTDTVPKEISFELELSGGTVTIGAMAKGSGMIHPNMATMLGYLTTDAVIAQADLQDMLTRAVDKSYNMLTVDGDTSTNDSFVVMANGKSGVEVKSEDDKKKFYEAIEYVNMEMAKKIAADGEGASHLVVVEAQNLPTEHDARLVARAVAGSNLFKCAIFGKDANWGRVISAAGYSGAEFATDKIDVKLGSVAGEIQVMQAGAGLSFDEDKAAKVLNEKDITVYLDFHDGNNNATAFGCDLTYDYVKINGDYRS, translated from the coding sequence ATGAATAATACATATCGTTTTGTCGATGGAGGAATCACAGCGCCAAAAGGTTTTACAGCCGGTGCAAAAGCTTGTGATGTTAAAGGAAATAAATCCGGTAAATTAGATATGGCTATTTTATTCTCTGAAGTAGATGCTGTGGCAGCAGGTGTATTTACAACAAATAAATTCGCAGCTCCACCTGTACTTTACTGTAGAGAAGTATTGAAAAACGGAAAAATCCGTGCAGTTGTTGTAAACAGCGGAAACGCTAATGCCGCAACAGGAAAAAAAGGATTAGAAGATGCAAGAGCTTTAGCTGATTGCACTGCTAAAGAATTAAATCTTAAATCAGAAGAAGTATTCGTATGCTCTACAGGAGTTATCGGAGTACATCTTCCATTAGAAAGAATGTTAGAAGGAATCAAAGCAATTGCTCCTACATTGAGCAAAGATAACGGACATATTGCTGAACAAGCAATCATGACAACAGATACAGTTCCAAAAGAAATCTCTTTTGAATTGGAATTATCCGGCGGAACAGTTACAATCGGAGCTATGGCAAAAGGATCAGGAATGATTCATCCAAACATGGCTACAATGTTAGGATATTTGACAACAGACGCTGTTATCGCTCAAGCAGATTTACAAGATATGTTAACAAGAGCAGTTGATAAGAGCTACAATATGTTAACAGTTGACGGAGACACAAGCACAAACGATAGTTTCGTAGTTATGGCTAACGGAAAATCAGGTGTTGAAGTAAAATCAGAAGACGATAAGAAAAAATTCTATGAAGCAATTGAATATGTAAACATGGAAATGGCTAAAAAGATTGCTGCTGACGGAGAAGGAGCTTCTCACTTAGTAGTAGTGGAAGCACAAAATCTTCCGACAGAACATGATGCAAGATTAGTAGCTCGTGCAGTAGCAGGATCAAACCTATTCAAATGTGCTATTTTCGGAAAAGATGCTAACTGGGGTCGTGTAATTTCTGCTGCAGGTTATTCAGGTGCTGAATTCGCAACAGATAAAATCGATGTTAAATTGGGAAGTGTTGCCGGAGAAATCCAAGTAATGCAAGCAGGTGCAGGACTTTCTTTTGACGAAGATAAAGCAGCTAAAGTATTGAATGAAAAAGATATCACAGTATATCTTGACTTCCATGATGGAAATAACAATGCAACAGCATTTGGTTGCGACTTAACATATGACTATGTAAAAATCAACGGAGATTACCGTAGCTAA
- the argC gene encoding N-acetyl-gamma-glutamyl-phosphate reductase yields MIRFSMIGAASNAGGEMLRMMINHPETELAYVADGFSSGLHITEVHPALQGFYDAVLLSDSEEDVETILNGTDVLFLAVNPGNVFPIAEKALAKGVKVIDFGADIRFRDSNVWEQWYKVKCDYPQMCRDAVYSIPEIWRDQIKGKSLISNPGCYPTASALGLYPFIDNHLIEKDSVIVEAVSGTTGAGRRPDFSKLHMVQDGNFKAYGVAGHRHTPEIEQSIEMIGGEPSKIIFTPHLAPMPRGIHVTIYGNLKRPMTDEEIYELYVKYYKDEPFVFPHKAGDWPNTKWTVATNHCHLAAAYEPRTQRIIICSVIDNIGKGAAGQAIQNMNIIFGLEETTGLKLAPTFP; encoded by the coding sequence ATGATTAGATTTTCAATGATTGGTGCGGCAAGTAATGCCGGCGGTGAGATGTTAAGAATGATGATAAATCACCCTGAAACAGAATTAGCTTATGTAGCGGACGGATTCTCTTCAGGATTACACATCACAGAAGTACACCCTGCATTACAAGGATTTTACGATGCAGTATTATTATCAGACAGCGAAGAAGATGTAGAAACAATTTTGAACGGAACAGATGTACTTTTCTTAGCAGTAAATCCGGGAAATGTATTCCCAATTGCTGAAAAAGCTTTGGCAAAAGGAGTAAAAGTAATTGACTTCGGAGCTGACATTCGTTTCAGAGATTCTAATGTTTGGGAACAATGGTACAAAGTAAAATGTGATTATCCGCAAATGTGTAGAGATGCTGTATACTCTATTCCTGAAATTTGGAGAGATCAAATCAAAGGAAAAAGCTTGATTTCTAATCCAGGATGTTACCCAACTGCATCTGCATTAGGATTGTATCCATTCATCGACAATCATTTGATTGAAAAAGACTCTGTTATCGTTGAAGCAGTGAGCGGAACAACAGGAGCAGGAAGAAGACCTGATTTTTCTAAACTTCACATGGTGCAAGATGGAAACTTCAAAGCTTACGGAGTTGCAGGACACAGACATACTCCTGAAATCGAACAAAGTATCGAAATGATTGGCGGAGAACCATCTAAAATTATCTTTACACCTCACTTAGCTCCAATGCCAAGAGGAATCCATGTTACAATTTACGGAAACTTGAAGAGACCTATGACAGATGAAGAAATCTACGAATTATATGTGAAATACTATAAAGATGAACCATTTGTATTCCCTCACAAAGCAGGAGATTGGCCAAATACAAAATGGACTGTAGCTACTAACCACTGCCACCTTGCAGCAGCTTATGAACCAAGAACACAAAGAATCATCATCTGCTCTGTAATCGATAACATCGGTAAAGGTGCTGCTGGACAAGCTATCCAAAACATGAACATTATCTTCGGATTAGAAGAAACAACAGGATTAAAACTTGCTCCAACATTCCCATAA